One Blastocatellia bacterium DNA segment encodes these proteins:
- the pnp gene encoding polyribonucleotide nucleotidyltransferase: protein MKTMVLSDSIEIGGKRITLETGRIARQADGAVLIRLGETIVLVTAVAEKEPREGVDFLPLTVDYRENNYAAGRIPGNYYRREGRPTEKEVLTSRLIDRPLRPLFPEGYRCETQIIALVVSADTDYDPDILGITGASAALYFSDIPFFEPVGGVRVGLIDNHYVLNPTYEQTRQSRLNLVVAGTEDALVMVECGAKEVPEEVIVEALVFAHSEIKKLCAWQKALGEKLGIRKREVVPPVLDAEVVRAVEATWGAELRQALDVTNKTKRESQDALMRLRQRILEATPEEQREMTARAFEFLRERFFREDILIHRRRPDGRRFTEIRPIECEVGLLPRTHGSALFTRGETQALVTTTLGTREDIQYLDSLEFGEIERRFMLNYNFPPFCVGEVARLGAPSRREIGHGALAHRALEPVLPSEDAWPYIIRVVSEITESNGSSSMATVCGGSLSLMDAGVPIKAHVAGIAMGLVMEEDKYAILTDIAGAEDHYGDMDFKVAGTREGITALQMDIKIKGVDAEILSQALEQAKEARLVILDKMEQTIARPRSDISPYAPRIFTMQIPPEKVRDVIGPGGKVIRSIVDKTGCKIDILDDGRVHIASTNKEAADQAMQLIRDLTMEIEVGKTYVGRVSRLTEFGAFVEIVPGTEALLHISEIAPHRVRDVREVLKEGDIIKVKCIANDGMGRIRLSRKALLLEQDRSTRKRVEERPRTEERSRRPRR from the coding sequence ATGAAGACGATGGTTTTGAGCGATTCCATTGAGATCGGCGGAAAACGAATCACTCTGGAGACGGGGCGGATTGCCCGACAGGCTGATGGGGCCGTGCTCATCCGTTTGGGGGAGACGATCGTGCTCGTGACAGCGGTAGCTGAGAAGGAACCGCGCGAAGGAGTGGATTTCCTCCCCCTCACGGTCGATTACCGCGAGAACAACTATGCGGCGGGACGAATCCCGGGCAACTACTATCGCCGCGAGGGGCGACCGACGGAGAAAGAGGTTCTCACCAGTCGTTTGATTGATCGGCCCCTGCGGCCGCTCTTCCCCGAAGGCTATCGCTGCGAGACGCAAATCATCGCGCTGGTCGTCTCCGCTGATACGGACTATGATCCCGACATCTTGGGGATCACGGGGGCCTCGGCCGCGCTCTACTTCTCGGACATCCCCTTCTTCGAGCCGGTCGGCGGCGTTCGCGTCGGCTTGATCGACAACCACTATGTCTTGAACCCCACCTATGAGCAGACGCGACAGTCGCGGTTGAACCTTGTCGTTGCGGGGACGGAAGATGCTCTCGTGATGGTGGAGTGCGGCGCGAAGGAAGTCCCCGAAGAGGTCATCGTCGAAGCGCTCGTCTTCGCTCACTCGGAGATCAAGAAGCTGTGCGCGTGGCAGAAAGCGCTCGGCGAGAAACTGGGCATCCGCAAGCGCGAGGTCGTCCCACCGGTGCTCGACGCCGAGGTCGTGCGTGCGGTGGAGGCGACCTGGGGCGCGGAGCTGCGTCAGGCGCTCGATGTCACCAACAAGACGAAGCGGGAGAGCCAGGATGCCTTGATGCGTCTCCGGCAGCGGATCTTGGAAGCAACGCCCGAAGAACAGCGCGAGATGACAGCGCGTGCCTTCGAGTTCCTGCGCGAGCGCTTCTTCCGCGAGGACATCCTCATCCATCGGCGTCGCCCCGACGGGCGTCGGTTCACGGAGATTCGTCCCATCGAATGCGAGGTGGGATTACTGCCGCGCACGCATGGCAGTGCGCTCTTCACGCGCGGGGAGACGCAGGCTCTGGTGACGACGACGCTCGGCACCCGAGAGGACATCCAGTATCTGGACAGCTTGGAGTTCGGAGAGATTGAGCGGCGGTTCATGCTCAACTACAACTTCCCGCCGTTCTGCGTGGGCGAGGTGGCGCGCTTAGGGGCACCGAGCCGACGTGAGATCGGCCACGGCGCGCTGGCTCATCGGGCGTTGGAACCAGTCCTGCCATCGGAGGACGCCTGGCCCTATATCATTCGCGTCGTCTCCGAGATCACCGAGTCCAACGGGTCCTCTTCCATGGCGACCGTTTGCGGCGGGAGCCTCTCCCTCATGGACGCCGGCGTACCGATCAAAGCGCACGTCGCTGGGATCGCCATGGGCCTGGTCATGGAGGAGGATAAGTACGCGATCCTGACCGACATCGCGGGGGCCGAGGATCACTACGGGGACATGGACTTCAAAGTCGCCGGCACGCGCGAGGGGATCACAGCCCTGCAGATGGACATCAAGATCAAGGGCGTGGATGCTGAGATCCTCTCGCAGGCGCTCGAGCAAGCGAAGGAAGCGCGCCTGGTGATTCTGGACAAGATGGAGCAGACGATCGCTCGACCGCGCTCGGACATCAGCCCCTACGCGCCGCGTATCTTCACTATGCAGATCCCGCCCGAGAAGGTGCGCGACGTGATCGGCCCTGGGGGGAAGGTCATCCGCAGCATCGTCGACAAGACCGGGTGCAAGATCGACATCCTCGACGATGGGCGCGTACACATCGCCTCGACGAACAAGGAAGCGGCCGATCAGGCCATGCAGCTCATTCGCGATCTCACGATGGAGATCGAGGTGGGCAAGACCTATGTCGGTCGCGTCTCCCGCTTGACCGAATTCGGCGCCTTCGTCGAGATCGTCCCGGGGACGGAAGCGCTCTTACACATCTCGGAGATCGCTCCGCATCGCGTGCGGGATGTTCGCGAGGTGCTCAAGGAGGGGGACATCATCAAGGTCAAGTGTATCGCCAACGATGGCATGGGGCGCATTCGGCTGAGCCGCAAGGCACTGCTTCTAGAGCAGGATCGCTCCACGCGCAAGCGCGTGGAAGAGCGGCCCCGAACGGAAGAGCGCTCCCGTCGGCCTCGTCGGTGA
- the rpsO gene encoding 30S ribosomal protein S15: MALTKDVKRELIEKFRVHENDTGSPEVQVAILTYRIAQLTEHFKTHKKDYHSRRGLLKLVSKRRRLLEYLKRTDSRRYYQLIDRLGLRK, from the coding sequence GTGGCTTTGACGAAGGACGTCAAACGGGAGTTGATCGAGAAGTTTCGCGTGCACGAGAACGACACAGGATCGCCAGAGGTGCAAGTGGCGATCCTGACGTATCGGATCGCGCAACTGACTGAGCATTTCAAGACGCACAAGAAAGACTATCACTCGCGCCGGGGATTATTGAAGCTGGTGAGCAAGCGCCGCCGACTGTTGGAGTATCTGAAGCGGACCGACAGTCGGCGCTATTACCAGCTCATTGACCGGCTCGGGTTGAGAAAGTGA
- a CDS encoding peptide ABC transporter substrate-binding protein, protein MRRIGYIGIGLLLFSSCARPTAYFGKIEPPSEAILRVGNGADPASLDPHRAPGSVEEQILINLFEGLTEYDPVTLDPIPAVAEAWEVNERATRFRFRLRRSARWSNGRPVTAWDFVYSWRRALAPETASPNAYLLYYIRNAEAYNTGKVKVRDRRTGRFLTDALGRELMLAPEELERIRRGDVPPEARHLHELRRRLSAHSWEAVTLSAADVGVRALDDVTLEVEMEASTAFFLKLTAIGVYRPVPREVVERYGRAWTRPEHIVSNGPFRLVEFTPGRRVVLEKNPLYWDAARVRLQRAIFYPYDEATTLLNLYKAGELDVLVSGLLPPYALRRLRQKQDYVSGPYLLSYFLLVNVRRSPLSDRRVRRALALAIDRERLCRRLLAAGQQPSGTFTPSDFQGAYPRPSGIGYDPERARQLLAAAGYPEGRGLRFRFLYNTGALHAQIAEALQADWRRIFPFIRVELVNQEWQVYLNTVRLGEFDIARRSFSADFSDPTSFLDSMLSTSPNNPTGWANPEYDRLVQQANAEPDVRQRMALLARAEEVLLDDLPIIPIYSSVTSFLLKPYVRGWYANVLDRHPLKFVAIERGEIALGLSGR, encoded by the coding sequence ATGAGGCGGATTGGGTATATCGGCATTGGACTCCTGTTGTTCAGCTCGTGCGCGCGTCCGACTGCGTACTTTGGGAAGATCGAGCCTCCGAGTGAGGCCATCCTCCGCGTGGGGAACGGCGCTGATCCTGCATCGCTCGATCCGCATCGAGCGCCCGGCAGCGTCGAGGAGCAGATTTTGATCAATCTCTTCGAAGGCCTGACCGAGTACGATCCGGTGACATTGGATCCGATCCCTGCCGTCGCCGAGGCCTGGGAGGTGAACGAGCGAGCCACGCGCTTCCGTTTCCGTTTGCGCCGCTCGGCCCGTTGGAGCAACGGGCGTCCGGTGACGGCATGGGATTTCGTCTACTCTTGGCGCCGCGCCCTGGCTCCGGAAACGGCCTCACCGAATGCGTACTTGCTGTACTACATCAGGAACGCCGAGGCCTATAATACGGGAAAAGTGAAAGTGCGCGATCGGCGAACGGGACGATTTCTCACCGATGCCCTTGGGCGCGAACTGATGCTCGCGCCGGAAGAGCTGGAGCGCATTCGGCGCGGAGATGTACCTCCCGAGGCGCGACATCTTCATGAATTGCGCCGTCGTTTGAGCGCTCACTCTTGGGAGGCGGTGACCTTGAGCGCGGCGGATGTCGGCGTACGCGCGCTCGATGACGTCACGCTCGAAGTGGAGATGGAGGCATCGACGGCCTTCTTTCTCAAGCTCACAGCTATCGGAGTCTACCGACCGGTCCCCCGAGAAGTGGTCGAGCGCTACGGACGCGCGTGGACGCGCCCCGAGCATATCGTGAGCAATGGCCCTTTTCGGCTCGTGGAGTTCACGCCGGGGCGGCGCGTCGTCCTGGAGAAGAATCCGCTCTATTGGGACGCTGCACGCGTGCGACTCCAACGCGCGATCTTCTATCCGTATGACGAAGCGACGACGCTTTTGAATCTCTACAAGGCGGGCGAGCTGGATGTGTTGGTGAGCGGGTTGCTGCCTCCATACGCGCTTCGGCGACTGCGTCAGAAGCAGGATTATGTCTCCGGCCCATACCTGCTCAGTTACTTCCTTTTGGTGAATGTGCGCCGTTCCCCATTGAGCGATCGGCGCGTGCGGCGGGCCTTAGCGCTCGCCATTGATCGAGAGCGTCTCTGTCGGCGATTGCTCGCGGCAGGACAGCAACCATCGGGCACTTTCACCCCCTCGGATTTCCAAGGCGCGTATCCGCGCCCATCGGGGATCGGCTATGATCCGGAGCGCGCACGGCAGCTTCTAGCGGCCGCGGGATACCCTGAGGGACGCGGTCTTCGCTTTCGATTCCTCTACAACACGGGCGCGCTACACGCCCAGATTGCCGAGGCTCTGCAAGCTGATTGGCGACGCATCTTCCCCTTCATTCGCGTCGAGCTGGTCAATCAGGAGTGGCAGGTCTACTTGAATACCGTGCGGCTTGGAGAGTTCGATATCGCGCGACGGAGTTTCTCAGCCGATTTCAGCGATCCGACGAGTTTCCTCGATTCTATGCTCTCGACGAGTCCGAACAACCCGACCGGTTGGGCGAATCCCGAGTACGATCGGCTCGTCCAACAGGCGAATGCGGAACCTGACGTCCGTCAGCGAATGGCGCTGCTAGCCCGCGCTGAAGAAGTGTTGCTTGACGACCTGCCGATCATTCCGATCTACAGTTCGGTCACCAGCTTCCTTCTGAAGCCCTATGTTCGCGGATGGTACGCTAATGTTCTCGATCGGCATCCACTGAAATTCGTCGCTATTGAGCGCGGGGAGATCGCGCTCGGCCTCTCAGGGCGATAG
- a CDS encoding ABC transporter permease produces the protein MGRYILKRIFWALPLLWLILTLTFFLVRWAPGKPFRRERAVPVEIEAHLDRHYGLDKPWYVQYANYMRGLIRLDFGPSYRYPDATVGEIMRQGLRVSVPIGLAAYALALSLGLPLGILAALRPQSAGVRALMGLAVLGVVTPNFVLGPLLVLLFSLTLYWLPPAGWGEGRHLVLPVVTLSAAYVAYIARLTQSGVQQALAQDYIRTAHAKGIPPRTILLRHALRPALLPVLSFTGPSLAFLLAGTVVIERIFAIPGLGHFFVQAAFNRDYTLILGIVSFTAIALIVLNLLVDIAIALLDPRVAVGRGGEA, from the coding sequence ATGGGGAGGTATATCCTCAAACGCATCTTTTGGGCCCTTCCGCTACTCTGGCTCATCCTCACGCTCACGTTCTTCTTGGTGCGGTGGGCGCCCGGGAAGCCATTTCGTCGGGAGCGCGCTGTGCCGGTGGAGATCGAAGCGCATCTGGATCGTCACTATGGCTTGGACAAGCCTTGGTACGTCCAGTATGCGAACTACATGCGCGGGCTCATACGGTTGGATTTCGGGCCTTCCTATCGCTATCCCGATGCGACAGTGGGCGAGATCATGCGCCAAGGGCTTCGCGTCTCGGTGCCCATTGGATTGGCGGCATATGCGCTGGCCCTTAGCCTCGGCTTGCCATTAGGCATTCTGGCGGCCCTCCGCCCCCAATCGGCAGGAGTGCGCGCGTTGATGGGCCTGGCCGTCTTAGGCGTGGTGACGCCGAATTTCGTGCTTGGACCTCTTTTGGTCCTTCTCTTCAGTTTGACGCTCTACTGGCTCCCGCCGGCGGGATGGGGCGAAGGGCGACATCTCGTGCTGCCCGTGGTGACGCTCTCGGCTGCTTACGTCGCCTATATCGCGCGCTTGACGCAAAGCGGTGTGCAGCAAGCGCTCGCCCAAGACTACATCCGAACGGCTCATGCCAAAGGCATTCCTCCGCGTACGATCCTGCTGCGGCATGCATTGCGTCCAGCGCTTCTGCCTGTCCTTTCATTCACCGGTCCATCGCTGGCATTTCTTTTGGCGGGGACCGTCGTCATCGAGAGGATCTTCGCCATCCCCGGCCTCGGCCATTTCTTCGTTCAAGCGGCCTTCAATCGCGATTACACGCTGATCTTGGGGATCGTCTCCTTCACGGCGATCGCCCTGATCGTCCTCAATCTGCTCGTGGACATTGCGATCGCCCTTTTGGATCCGCGCGTCGCTGTCGGGAGAGGAGGGGAGGCGTGA
- a CDS encoding ABC transporter permease gives MNSVRSEGEKSSGMQMWRLFRERPSALLAAGFLGLVGIAVLIGPMWLTYGYDQTDLELGLSPPSWANGHYLGTDILGRDLLARLLHGGRLSLLVALVATAISTTIGVVYGAISGYFGGRVDEVMMRVVDVLFSLPYLFLVLVLMALFADPEVVDPVIYLLRLRPDGAIAEWLRGPGVRLVLLFAALGAVSWLTLARIVRGHVLALKNEPFIEAARAAGAGTGTILIRHLLPNASGPIVAYTVLTIPSVMLQEAFISFLGLGLQAPQASWGALVYEGVQAMSVAPWLLVFPAGIMVLTLVCFYIVGEALREAYEKRP, from the coding sequence GTGAACAGCGTGCGATCGGAAGGCGAGAAATCATCGGGGATGCAGATGTGGCGACTTTTCCGAGAACGTCCTTCGGCGCTCTTGGCTGCCGGGTTCCTCGGCCTTGTGGGCATCGCCGTCTTGATCGGCCCGATGTGGCTCACATACGGCTACGATCAAACGGATTTGGAGCTTGGGCTCTCACCGCCGAGTTGGGCGAACGGACATTACCTGGGGACGGACATCTTGGGGCGCGATCTGTTGGCTCGCCTTCTTCATGGCGGGCGCCTCTCTCTGCTGGTGGCCCTCGTCGCGACGGCGATCTCGACGACCATTGGCGTGGTCTACGGCGCCATCTCCGGATATTTCGGCGGGCGCGTGGACGAAGTGATGATGCGCGTCGTGGATGTCTTGTTTTCGCTCCCGTATCTGTTCTTGGTGCTCGTGCTGATGGCATTGTTCGCCGATCCAGAGGTCGTGGATCCGGTGATCTATCTCCTTCGGCTCCGTCCGGATGGAGCGATCGCCGAGTGGCTTCGAGGGCCGGGCGTCCGCTTGGTGTTGCTCTTTGCCGCCTTGGGGGCGGTCTCATGGCTGACGTTGGCGCGCATCGTGCGCGGACATGTCCTGGCGCTTAAGAACGAGCCTTTCATCGAAGCAGCGCGCGCGGCGGGCGCAGGAACAGGGACGATCCTCATTCGGCATCTCCTTCCGAACGCGAGCGGGCCGATCGTCGCATATACCGTGCTCACCATCCCCTCGGTCATGTTGCAAGAGGCCTTCATCAGCTTCCTCGGGTTGGGGCTTCAAGCACCGCAGGCGAGTTGGGGAGCGCTCGTCTACGAGGGCGTGCAAGCGATGAGCGTCGCACCATGGCTGCTTGTCTTCCCAGCGGGGATCATGGTGCTCACCCTCGTCTGCTTCTACATCGTCGGCGAAGCCTTACGCGAAGCCTATGAGAAGCGTCCCTGA
- the selB gene encoding selenocysteine-specific translation elongation factor encodes MRHIIVGTAGHIDHGKTALVKALTGIDTDRLKEEKERGITIDIGFAFLTLGQTRLGFVDVPGHERFIKNMLAGAHGIDLVLLVVAADESVMPQTREHFDICRLLRVKSGLVAITKVDLVDEEMLEVVEAEVRDLVAGSFLDGAPIVRVSARTGEGIEELKAALAGIAATVAEKRRDAVPRLPIDRVFTVRGFGTVVTGTLIAGQFAIGDEVDILPSQRRATIRGLQVHGQSVSVAVAGERTAMNLQGVAVEDLERGQVVVSSRRFVPTSRIDARLELLPTAPQAVQTRTRLRLHVGTAEILSRVVLLDRTELRPGESGLVQFRLESPTFVLPGDRFIVRRYSPPLTIGGGEVLDALPEKHRAFRLGAGDREAVVAALLQVEAADARERLALWVEGAGKRGMSYPELVARTDLLDSHLQDALRAHCMAGRLIELASTPRYFLARAAYEEVKATLQRALAAFHQEYPLNPGMPHRDVRALLLRDVPEFAATELLARLGQEPEFHVEREWVRLATHAIRLSEEEAEIERTLLEIFREAKWQPPTLEEVIQRRQLDPEKARKLYQLLLHRGALVRVGEHTFAAEALQELIERVRQQKSVSTMLDVGTFKALTGVSRKYAIPLLEYLDRQHVTRRVGDARIIL; translated from the coding sequence ATGCGGCATATCATTGTCGGCACGGCCGGACATATTGATCATGGCAAGACAGCCCTGGTGAAGGCCCTGACGGGGATTGATACAGATCGGCTGAAGGAGGAGAAGGAGCGGGGGATCACGATCGACATCGGCTTCGCCTTTTTGACCCTTGGGCAGACGCGCTTGGGCTTTGTGGACGTTCCCGGACATGAGCGCTTCATCAAGAACATGCTCGCTGGTGCTCACGGGATTGATCTCGTGCTGCTCGTCGTAGCGGCCGACGAATCCGTGATGCCGCAGACGCGCGAGCATTTCGACATCTGCCGTCTCCTGCGCGTGAAGTCGGGATTGGTCGCGATCACCAAAGTGGATCTGGTGGACGAGGAGATGCTGGAGGTGGTGGAGGCGGAAGTGCGCGATCTGGTGGCCGGATCCTTTCTGGACGGGGCGCCGATCGTGCGCGTGAGCGCGCGCACCGGAGAGGGGATCGAAGAACTGAAAGCGGCGCTCGCCGGGATCGCAGCGACAGTGGCCGAGAAGCGACGCGATGCCGTCCCGCGCTTACCCATTGATCGCGTCTTCACTGTGCGAGGGTTCGGGACGGTCGTGACGGGGACTCTGATCGCCGGTCAATTCGCCATCGGCGACGAAGTGGATATTCTCCCCTCGCAGCGCCGCGCGACAATTCGCGGCCTTCAGGTGCATGGGCAGTCGGTATCGGTGGCCGTTGCTGGGGAGCGGACGGCGATGAATCTGCAAGGAGTCGCCGTCGAGGACCTCGAGCGCGGTCAGGTTGTCGTGTCGAGCCGTCGGTTCGTTCCCACATCTCGCATAGACGCCCGCTTGGAGCTTTTGCCAACAGCGCCGCAAGCGGTGCAAACGCGCACACGCCTGCGATTGCACGTCGGGACGGCAGAAATCCTGTCTCGCGTCGTGTTGCTCGATCGAACGGAATTGCGTCCGGGGGAGTCGGGACTCGTGCAATTTCGATTGGAGTCGCCGACGTTCGTCTTGCCGGGCGATCGCTTCATCGTCCGGCGATATTCGCCCCCATTGACCATCGGCGGGGGAGAAGTCCTAGATGCTTTGCCGGAGAAGCACCGCGCCTTTCGTCTCGGAGCAGGGGATCGAGAGGCGGTCGTCGCTGCGCTCCTCCAGGTCGAAGCGGCGGACGCGCGGGAACGGCTCGCGCTCTGGGTGGAGGGGGCCGGAAAACGCGGGATGAGTTATCCGGAACTCGTCGCGCGCACGGACTTGTTGGATTCGCATCTTCAAGACGCCCTGCGCGCGCACTGCATGGCGGGACGACTCATTGAGCTTGCGAGCACTCCTCGGTATTTCCTCGCTCGCGCCGCGTATGAGGAAGTGAAGGCGACATTACAGCGTGCGCTCGCGGCGTTTCATCAAGAGTACCCCCTGAATCCAGGGATGCCACATCGCGATGTGCGCGCCTTACTCCTGCGCGATGTCCCCGAATTCGCTGCCACGGAGCTCTTGGCTCGACTCGGCCAAGAGCCCGAATTCCACGTCGAACGAGAGTGGGTGCGATTGGCAACGCATGCGATCCGACTCTCGGAAGAGGAGGCGGAGATCGAGCGGACGCTCCTCGAAATCTTTCGAGAAGCGAAATGGCAGCCTCCGACTTTGGAAGAGGTGATCCAGCGACGGCAGCTCGATCCTGAGAAAGCGCGAAAGCTCTATCAACTCCTGCTTCACCGTGGGGCGCTCGTGCGAGTAGGCGAACATACGTTCGCCGCCGAGGCACTGCAAGAATTGATCGAGCGTGTGCGCCAGCAGAAGTCCGTTAGCACGATGCTCGATGTCGGGACCTTCAAAGCGCTCACGGGGGTCTCGCGAAAATACGCCATCCCGCTCTTGGAATACCTCGATCGTCAGCACGTGACGCGCCGCGTAGGCGACGCGCGCATCATCTTGTGA
- a CDS encoding lysophospholipid acyltransferase family protein, whose product MSGEHPRLLLNPHLRSLDDVQLRRRVYEFADLSSYSFWERWSIRALGWLGYWWIAAFGRTIRWTVVDGHYHEEIRRAGKRIIYAFWHNRIFLATWFWRHRGIVVMTSQSFDGEYIARFIQRFGYGAARGSSTRGGNRALLVMAACLHRGLDVAFTIDGPRGPVYVAKKGAVMLAKLTGQAILPFHISAEAFWELPSWDRFQVPKPFTRAVVLLGPPITVPADADDALLQQKHAELQATLDALRERGDRWFQR is encoded by the coding sequence ATGAGTGGCGAGCATCCTCGCCTTCTCCTCAATCCCCATTTGCGTTCCCTCGACGACGTCCAGCTACGTCGTCGCGTGTATGAGTTCGCCGATCTCTCGTCTTACTCCTTCTGGGAGCGGTGGAGCATACGAGCGCTCGGTTGGCTCGGCTATTGGTGGATTGCAGCGTTCGGGCGGACCATCCGATGGACGGTCGTAGATGGACACTATCACGAGGAGATTCGGCGCGCGGGGAAACGGATCATCTACGCGTTCTGGCACAATCGCATCTTCCTGGCGACATGGTTCTGGCGGCATCGCGGCATCGTCGTTATGACGAGCCAGAGCTTCGACGGAGAATACATCGCCCGCTTCATCCAGCGATTCGGATACGGGGCCGCGCGCGGATCCTCTACGCGTGGTGGGAACCGCGCTCTCTTGGTCATGGCGGCGTGTCTGCATCGCGGGCTCGACGTCGCCTTCACGATAGATGGGCCACGCGGGCCGGTCTACGTCGCCAAAAAGGGCGCCGTGATGCTCGCTAAGCTCACGGGGCAAGCGATCTTGCCGTTTCACATCTCGGCCGAAGCATTCTGGGAGCTGCCGAGCTGGGACCGCTTTCAAGTCCCTAAGCCATTCACGCGCGCGGTCGTGCTGCTGGGCCCGCCGATCACGGTTCCTGCGGATGCCGATGATGCTCTCCTACAGCAAAAGCACGCGGAGCTTCAAGCCACACTCGATGCGTTGCGCGAACGCGGCGACCGATGGTTTCAGCGGTGA
- a CDS encoding electron transfer flavoprotein subunit alpha/FixB family protein, whose translation MGSSILVIAEHREGKLDKGTWEALVAGQRLAAQVNGTVSAVLLGQGVATLANELASKMLREVLVIEDERLAEYTPDGYTAALVPVLRQEAPDFVFMSHTYQARDFAPKLAAALGKALVSDCIGYRVENGTVIYTRPIFQGKLNAEVRFADDPPYLVTFQAGAFRADEVEAAATPAPIRALAVDLSQVTIRVRPLERFREAKQAVDLSSAERIVAIGRGIKSEEHLALIRKLAEVLDAEIGASRPVCDSGWLPMDRQIGSSGQTVSPKLYLAIGISGAIQHVVGMKGSRTIVAINKDPEAPIFDIADYGIVGDLFEIVPALIKALEQLKEQSI comes from the coding sequence ATGGGCTCTTCGATTCTTGTCATCGCTGAACACCGTGAGGGAAAGCTCGACAAAGGGACGTGGGAAGCGCTCGTGGCCGGACAACGTCTGGCCGCGCAAGTGAACGGAACGGTATCGGCTGTTCTGCTCGGACAAGGGGTCGCGACGCTGGCCAATGAGCTGGCCTCGAAGATGCTGCGGGAAGTCCTCGTCATCGAAGACGAGCGCTTGGCCGAATATACGCCCGATGGATACACGGCTGCACTCGTGCCGGTGCTTCGTCAGGAGGCGCCGGACTTCGTCTTCATGAGTCACACCTATCAGGCGCGCGATTTCGCGCCGAAATTGGCCGCGGCCCTCGGCAAGGCGCTCGTGAGCGACTGCATCGGATACCGCGTTGAGAACGGAACGGTCATCTACACGCGACCGATCTTCCAGGGGAAGCTCAATGCCGAAGTGCGCTTCGCCGACGATCCGCCGTATTTGGTCACATTCCAAGCTGGCGCTTTTCGCGCCGATGAAGTGGAAGCAGCGGCGACACCTGCTCCCATTCGCGCACTCGCGGTGGACCTCAGTCAGGTGACGATCCGGGTGCGTCCGCTGGAACGGTTTCGCGAAGCGAAGCAGGCTGTGGACCTCAGCTCGGCTGAGCGCATCGTCGCTATCGGACGTGGGATCAAAAGCGAGGAACATCTCGCCTTGATCCGGAAGCTCGCTGAAGTTCTCGATGCGGAGATCGGGGCCTCTCGCCCTGTGTGCGACAGCGGATGGCTACCTATGGATCGGCAGATCGGCAGCTCCGGCCAGACCGTTTCCCCAAAGTTATATCTCGCCATTGGCATCTCCGGAGCGATTCAACACGTCGTGGGGATGAAAGGTTCTCGCACCATCGTCGCCATCAATAAGGACCCGGAAGCCCCGATCTTCGACATTGCCGACTACGGGATCGTCGGAGATCTCTTCGAAATCGTCCCCGCTCTCATCAAGGCGCTCGAACAGCTCAAGGAACAATCCATTTGA
- a CDS encoding electron transfer flavoprotein subunit beta/FixA family protein, which produces MRIIVCMKQVPKRDLALRLNEAGTWIREADLSWEANEPDTYALEEALRLKERFGGEVVVCSLGPARVEQLIREALAKGADRALHLVDQAFEGLDAFNAARVLAEALRRESFDLILTGLQSDDYGYAQTGVLLAELLGLPHATIVMQIEMLDGRVKVKRELEAGWFQWVELPLPALLTIQSGINQPRYATLKGIMGAKKKEIRRLTLADLGLAADELRNKQELVRVFFPTKVKRTEFLEGSPEEVAAQLIEKLRYEAKVL; this is translated from the coding sequence ATGCGGATCATCGTTTGCATGAAGCAAGTCCCCAAACGCGATCTCGCCCTGCGCCTCAATGAGGCCGGGACTTGGATCAGGGAAGCGGACTTGAGCTGGGAGGCCAACGAACCGGACACGTATGCGCTCGAAGAGGCCCTGCGGTTGAAGGAGCGGTTCGGAGGGGAAGTCGTCGTTTGCTCGCTCGGACCGGCGCGCGTAGAGCAGCTCATTCGAGAAGCGCTCGCCAAGGGCGCGGACCGGGCGCTGCATCTTGTAGATCAGGCCTTCGAAGGACTGGACGCGTTCAACGCGGCCCGCGTGCTGGCCGAAGCGCTGCGCCGCGAATCGTTCGATCTCATCCTCACGGGGCTGCAGTCGGACGACTATGGCTACGCGCAAACGGGCGTCTTGCTCGCTGAGCTGCTCGGGCTGCCGCACGCGACGATCGTCATGCAGATCGAGATGCTCGACGGGCGCGTGAAGGTGAAGCGGGAATTGGAGGCGGGATGGTTCCAATGGGTCGAACTCCCCCTGCCGGCGCTCTTGACGATTCAATCCGGGATCAATCAACCGCGTTACGCGACGCTCAAAGGCATCATGGGCGCGAAGAAGAAGGAGATTCGCCGCCTGACGCTCGCCGATCTCGGCCTCGCGGCCGATGAGCTGCGCAACAAACAGGAGCTGGTGCGCGTCTTCTTCCCCACGAAGGTGAAGCGCACGGAGTTCCTCGAGGGCTCGCCGGAAGAGGTCGCCGCCCAGCTCATCGAGAAATTACGCTACGAAGCGAAGGTCTTGTGA